GTGGCCCGCTGCCCACCGAGCCCGGTGTGCCGCCTCCCCGGGCGGACGAGCCGCTCGGCGTGGTCGCCGTCGGCCCGGCCGGCGCCGACAGGCGTGCGGTCCTCGCCAGCCTCGTCGGGCTCGACCCGGTGATGCTCACCGTGCCGGCGGGCAGTTGGCTGCTGGTCCGGCACGCCGTGGTGCCCACGCGCGCGGCGTTCGTCCCCGGCTACCGGCAGCCGCACTCGTACGGCGCGGACCGGGACGCCGCGGGCCCGGCGTTGGCCCGCCCGCCGCGGCGGGTCGAGCTGAGCGTGCCCGAGCCGCTGCTGCGCCACTTCACCCTGATCGACACACCCGACACGGGCGCGCTCGGCGTGGCCGGCGTCCGGGTGCTGCGCGACGCCGTCGGCCGGGCCGGCGCGCTGCTCTTCGTGATCGCGGCCGACCAGGCGTTCACGGCCCAGGAGCTGAATCTGCTCGCCGAGATGGCCGAGGCCCCGGTGGAGGTCGTCTTCGCGGTGAGCCCGGGTGCGGCCGGTTGGGCGCCGCTTACCGACTGCGTGGCCATGACGGAGGACGCGGGGGCGTCCGTCTCGCCGGCCGACGGTCGGTCGGGGGAGGTGGACCCGGTCGCGGTGACAGTCGAGGCGCACCGGGCGGCGCTGCTGGCGGCGGTCCCCTCCCTGGCCGGCGCGCGCTGGTTCCCGATCGACGGCGCCGACTCCGCCGGCGACCTGCGCCGGGCGCTTGTGGGCTGGTCGGCGAGCGAGGGTTTGCAACGGGCCAGCGCCGATCCGCCGGTGCTGCCGGGGCAGCACGACCGGGTGGCGGTGTCCGCCGACCCGGGGGACTGGTCCGAGCGGCTCGACCGGCAGACCCGCTCCTGCGCCCAGCGGATCCGCCAGCACCTGGCCCTGGAGTTGGCGAACGTCCACCTGCGGGCCGTGCAGGAGATCGTCTTCGGAGTCGGCTGCGCCGGCCTGCCGGACCTGCTCGACCGGGAGATGGCGGCGCTGTCGCTGCTGGCCACCGCGCAGTGCGACCACGCGGTGCGGGGCATCGTGGCCGACGCCGCCGCCCAGGTGCTCGGCGCGGCGCCGGCGGAGGGCGTCCGCCGTCGGATCGCCACCGCCGTCCAGTACGGCCTGGCCGACCACCGCGCCGGGCGCGACCTGGACCGGGTCCTGCTGATCACGAGTACGGCGGGTGTGGCCGGGCTGACCGGCGCGGAGGCGATCGACGCGCTCGCCGGCTATCCGACGGCGACCCGTGACGAGGTGCTTCCTCCGGTCGCGGTGGCGCTCTCCGGCGGGTGCTGGCAGCAGTGGCGTACCCCGGGCAACGACGACCACAGCGCCGCGCGGGCCTGGTCCCAGCGGGCGTTGCGGGAGGTCGAGTTGGAGCTTTCCCGGGAGATCTCCCGACGGTTCGAGGTGATCCGCCTCTCGCTGGGCGTGGTGCTCTCCGATGCAGTCGACCACGGCATCCTGCTCGCCTGACCGCGTGGTCACCTCCTGGCTCGGGTCCGTCCCGCGCCTCGCGTCCGACGGATTGCGGGGCGGCTCCGGGGTGGCCAGGGCGGGTGATCCTGGCCTGCCCGGCGTTCCGGTTCCTCGGTTCCGGGAAACCGGTGGCACGATGGGGGGCATGGCGGCTCCACAGGTTGCACCGGTCGAGACGCCGGCCACTGACGACGTGCCGGCGCCCGACCGGCAATGGGTGACGATCGTGTGGGACGACCCGGTCAACCTGATGACGTACGTGACCTGGGTCTTCCAGAAGCTGTTCGGCTACAGCCGGGAGAGGGCGGAGCAGCTCATGCTTGACGTGCACCACAAGGGCCGCGCCGTGGTCTCCACGGGGGCCCGGGAGCGGATGGAGCACGACGCGTCGCAGTTGCACGCGTACGGGCTGTGGGCGACGGTGGACCGGTCGTGAGCATGTTCCGGCGGCAGGCCGGCCGCTATGTCGCCACCTTCGCGGTGGACGAGGTGCGGGTGCTGCGCAAGGTCGCCTCCGAGGTGGTCGGTCTGCTCACCGACGGGTTCGACCACACGGACCCGGTGGTGGGTCGGCTGTTTCCAGCGGTCTATCCGAAGGACGCGAGCGGCACCGCGGAGTTCCGCCGCTACACCGAGGGCGATCTGAAGACTGCCAAGATCGACCAGGCGGGGGCCATCCTGGCCGCGTTGCCCGACGAGGCCGGCGGCGAGGTGCGGTTGGACGCCGAGGCGGCCGAGGCGTGGCTGCGGGCGCTCAACGACGCTCGGCTGGCGATG
The DNA window shown above is from Micromonospora lupini and carries:
- a CDS encoding DUF2017 domain-containing protein, with the translated sequence MFRRQAGRYVATFAVDEVRVLRKVASEVVGLLTDGFDHTDPVVGRLFPAVYPKDASGTAEFRRYTEGDLKTAKIDQAGAILAALPDEAGGEVRLDAEAAEAWLRALNDARLAMGVRLEIKDGTDLGEELDDAVTEDPGSSRVFQLSVYAYLGYLQESLLNALID
- the clpS gene encoding ATP-dependent Clp protease adapter ClpS — translated: MAAPQVAPVETPATDDVPAPDRQWVTIVWDDPVNLMTYVTWVFQKLFGYSRERAEQLMLDVHHKGRAVVSTGARERMEHDASQLHAYGLWATVDRS